The Streptomyces sp. Alt3 genome has a segment encoding these proteins:
- a CDS encoding acetyl-CoA C-acetyltransferase, producing the protein MSTEAFVYDAIRTPRGRGKANGALHGTKPIDLVVGLIHEIRDRFPGLDPAAIDDIVLGVVSPLGDQGSDIARIAAIAAGLPDSVAGVQENRFCASGLEAVNLAAAKVRSGWEDLVLAGGVESMSRVPMGSDGGAWAMDPMTSFETGFAPQGIGADLIATVEGFSRRDVDEYAALSQERAATAWKEERFARSVVPVRDRNGLLVLDHDEHMRPGTTADSLASLKPSFATIGEMGGFDAVALQKYHWVEKIDHVHHAGNSSGIVDGAALVAIGSKETGERYGLTPRARIVSAAVSGSEPTIMLTGPAPATRKALSKAGLTIDDIDLVEINEAFAGVVLRFVKDMGLSLDKVNVNGGAIALGHPLGATGAMILGTLVDELERQDKRYGLATLCVGGGMGVATVVERL; encoded by the coding sequence TTGAGTACCGAAGCATTCGTCTACGACGCGATCCGCACCCCGCGCGGCCGCGGCAAGGCCAACGGCGCCCTGCACGGCACCAAGCCGATCGACCTCGTCGTCGGCCTCATCCACGAGATCCGGGACCGCTTCCCCGGCCTCGACCCGGCGGCGATCGACGACATCGTCCTCGGCGTCGTCAGCCCGCTCGGTGACCAGGGCTCCGACATCGCCAGGATCGCCGCGATCGCCGCCGGGCTCCCGGACTCCGTCGCGGGAGTACAGGAGAACCGCTTCTGCGCCTCCGGCCTCGAAGCGGTCAACCTCGCTGCCGCGAAGGTCCGTTCCGGGTGGGAGGACCTCGTCCTGGCCGGCGGTGTCGAGTCGATGTCCCGCGTCCCGATGGGCTCGGACGGCGGCGCCTGGGCCATGGACCCGATGACCAGCTTCGAGACCGGCTTCGCCCCGCAGGGCATCGGCGCCGACCTCATCGCCACCGTCGAGGGCTTCTCCCGCCGGGACGTCGACGAGTACGCCGCCCTGTCCCAGGAACGCGCCGCGACCGCCTGGAAGGAGGAGCGCTTCGCCCGGTCCGTCGTGCCGGTCAGGGACCGCAACGGGCTGCTCGTCCTCGACCACGACGAGCACATGCGCCCCGGCACGACCGCCGACTCCCTCGCCTCCCTCAAGCCCTCGTTCGCCACCATCGGGGAGATGGGCGGCTTCGACGCCGTCGCGCTCCAGAAGTACCACTGGGTCGAGAAGATCGACCACGTCCACCACGCTGGCAACAGCTCCGGGATCGTCGACGGCGCGGCCCTCGTCGCGATCGGCTCCAAGGAGACCGGCGAGCGCTACGGGCTCACGCCGCGCGCCCGCATCGTCTCCGCCGCCGTCTCCGGGTCCGAGCCGACCATCATGCTCACCGGGCCCGCCCCCGCCACCCGCAAGGCGCTGTCCAAGGCCGGTCTCACCATCGACGACATCGACCTCGTCGAGATCAACGAGGCCTTCGCGGGAGTCGTCCTGCGGTTCGTCAAGGACATGGGCCTGAGCCTCGACAAGGTCAACGTCAACGGCGGTGCCATCGCACTCGGGCACCCGCTCGGCGCGACCGGGGCGATGATCCTCGGCACCCTCGTCGACGAACTGGAGCGGCAGGACAAGCGCTACGGCCTGGCCACCCTGTGCGTCGGCGGCGGTATGGGCGTCGCCACCGTCGTCGAGCGTCTCTGA